The following coding sequences are from one Musa acuminata AAA Group cultivar baxijiao chromosome BXJ2-4, Cavendish_Baxijiao_AAA, whole genome shotgun sequence window:
- the LOC135608726 gene encoding uncharacterized protein LOC135608726, translating into MNREILEGIKKRVSGVCGAWVDELPSILWAMQTTPKTTLGESPFSLAFEIEAVLPPEMVFPTLRTIAYKQDNSEEGLRANLDLLEERRAKAHLRTLAYKKATT; encoded by the coding sequence ATGAATCGAGAAATCCTGGAAGGCATTAAGAAGAGGGTCTCGGGCGTGTGCGGGGCCTGGGTGGATGAGCTCCCTAGCATCCTGTGGGCAATGCAAACAACCCCCAAGACCACCTTGGGGGAGTCTCCATTCAGTCTAGCGTTCGAGATCGAAGCAGTCCTTCCGCCCGAAATGGTGTTCCCGACCTTGCGCACCATCGCCTACAAACAAGACAACTCCGAGGAGGGCCTACGGGCGAACCTAGATCTCCTTGAAGAGAGAAGAGCCAAGGCGCATCTACGCACCCTGGCATACAAAAAGGCTACAACTTGA